One Acropora palmata chromosome 2, jaAcrPala1.3, whole genome shotgun sequence genomic window carries:
- the LOC141874183 gene encoding polycomb group RING finger protein 1-like produces the protein MDSQEVVIKIRDLNPHVVCSLCAGYFVDATTITECLHTFCKSCIVKYFQTSKNCPMCSLQIHETQPLFNIRLDRTMQDIVGKLVPGILEAEEKRRREFYESRGMPLVKPQDDKENKKTSHENMKEREYSDYRNLYRDDEQVSLCVERLYESSVEEDVEGDTEIKSNVETVGVLSKKYIRCSARMMVAQVQKLLRMKLNIPEEKQVEIVCNDQIVHPFRTMKFIWISEWLNREPPMILHYRVRGKTGSSGKFTS, from the exons ATGGATTCACAAGAG gTTGTCATTAAAATCCGTGATCTGAATCCTCACGTGGTTTGCAGTCTGTGTGCGGGATATTTTGTTGATGCAACAACCATCACAGAATGTCTTCACACAT TTTGCAAGAGCTGCATTGTGAAGTATTTTCAGACCAGCAAAAATTGTCCAATGTGCAGCTTACAGATACATGAAACACAGCCTTTATTCAACATCAG GCTGGACAGAACAATGCAGGACATTGTAGGCAAGCTTGTTCCAGGAATTCTTGAAG CTGAAGAGAAAAGGAGAAGAGAATTCTATGAATCAAGAGGAATGCCACTGGTGAAACCCCAGG atgacaaagaaaacaagaagacATCACATGAGAATATGAAGGAACGTGAGTACTCTGATTATAGGAACCTGTATAGAGACGACGAGCAAGTATCACTGTGTGTGGAGAGATTATATGAGAG taGTGTGGAAGAAGATGTTGAAGGTGACACTGAAATAAAAAGCAATGTAGAAACAGTTGGG GTACTCAGCAAAAAGTACATCAGATGTTCGGCGCGCATGATGGTTGCTCAAGTGCAGAAACTTTTGCGGATGAAACTTAATATCCCAGAGGAGAAGCAG GTGGAGATTGTATGCAATGACCAAATTGTACACCCGTTTAGAACAATGAAGTTCATTTGGATAAGCGAGTGGTTAAACAGG GAACCACCAATGATTCTTCATTACCGCGTACGCGGCAAGACAGGGAGTAGTGGCAAGTTTACTAGCTAA